One window of the Pseudarthrobacter sp. ATCC 49987 genome contains the following:
- a CDS encoding amidohydrolase, with protein sequence MPETPEDAVHDLVLASVRLPGGAELYDVHVANGVVSRISPAGMTRASASRVVDLDGRYVIPGLWDEHVHMTQWALAANRIDLSGAASARAAADVVRSYLTGPDDGGLTVVGVGFRDAVWADVPRLELLDGATRGVPTALLSHDLHCVWLNSAAASRYGVAVDASGLLREEPAFELTRELGKLPDAVVDAWVRDSGKAAAARGIVGIVDFEMTWNRDVWLRRVAGGFDSFRVEAGVYPQDLARAIAEGMRTGQELDGGAGLLRVGPLKVLIDGSLNTRTAYCVDPYPHGGRGLLTVSETELLELLVRARESGLVPAVHAIGDGANEVALNAFAAAGIAGRIEHAQFIRGQDFARFGELGLTASVQPAHALDDRDAADSNWAGRTDRAFPLRSLLAGGATLALGSDAPVAPLEPWTAMSAATTRSRQDGREPWHPEQALTRQEALAASTRGRARIRVGDPADFAVLDGDPLAVSDAVFAAMPVAATLVAGRFTHGGA encoded by the coding sequence ATGCCTGAGACTCCTGAAGATGCCGTGCATGATCTCGTCCTCGCCTCGGTCCGGCTCCCCGGCGGGGCGGAGCTGTACGACGTCCACGTGGCCAACGGCGTGGTTTCGCGGATCAGTCCCGCAGGCATGACCCGTGCCTCCGCATCCCGGGTGGTGGACCTGGACGGCCGGTACGTCATCCCGGGGCTGTGGGATGAACATGTCCACATGACGCAGTGGGCCCTGGCCGCCAACCGGATCGATCTCTCCGGCGCGGCCTCGGCGCGTGCGGCGGCCGACGTCGTGCGTTCTTATCTGACCGGCCCTGACGACGGCGGCCTGACGGTGGTGGGCGTCGGATTCCGGGACGCTGTCTGGGCGGATGTCCCCCGCCTGGAGCTGCTCGACGGCGCTACCCGTGGTGTGCCGACGGCGCTGCTGAGCCACGACCTGCACTGCGTCTGGCTCAACAGTGCGGCGGCTTCCCGTTACGGCGTGGCGGTGGACGCGTCCGGGCTGCTGCGCGAGGAGCCGGCCTTCGAACTGACCCGTGAGCTGGGGAAACTGCCGGACGCCGTGGTGGATGCCTGGGTGCGGGACTCCGGGAAGGCAGCGGCCGCGCGCGGGATCGTGGGGATCGTCGACTTCGAAATGACCTGGAACCGGGACGTCTGGCTGCGCCGCGTGGCGGGCGGGTTCGATTCCTTCCGGGTGGAGGCCGGCGTCTATCCGCAGGATCTGGCGCGGGCCATAGCGGAGGGGATGCGGACCGGGCAGGAGCTCGACGGCGGGGCGGGGCTGTTGCGGGTGGGCCCGCTCAAAGTGCTGATCGACGGCTCGCTGAACACCCGCACGGCATACTGTGTGGATCCGTATCCGCACGGCGGCCGCGGACTGCTCACTGTGAGCGAGACGGAGCTGCTGGAACTACTGGTCCGCGCCAGGGAGTCCGGCCTTGTCCCGGCGGTGCACGCGATCGGCGACGGCGCCAACGAGGTCGCGCTGAATGCCTTCGCCGCCGCCGGGATCGCCGGGCGGATTGAGCATGCCCAGTTTATCCGCGGCCAGGACTTCGCCCGCTTCGGCGAGCTGGGCCTCACGGCGAGCGTCCAGCCCGCCCATGCCCTGGATGACCGCGATGCTGCCGATTCCAACTGGGCCGGGCGCACGGACCGGGCGTTCCCGCTGCGGTCACTGCTGGCCGGCGGTGCCACGCTGGCGCTGGGCTCCGATGCGCCTGTGGCGCCGCTGGAGCCATGGACCGCGATGTCGGCTGCCACCACCCGGTCGCGGCAGGACGGGCGGGAACCCTGGCACCCGGAGCAGGCCCTCACCCGGCAGGAGGCCCTGGCAGCGTCAACTCGCGGACGTGCCCGGATCCGGGTGGGGGATCCGGCGGATTTCGCGGTGCTCGACGGCGATCCCCTGGCGGTATCCGACGCTGTCTTCGCGGCGATGCCGGTGGCCGCAACGCTCGTGGCGGGGCGGTTTACGCACGGCGGGGCCTGA
- a CDS encoding zinc-dependent alcohol dehydrogenase family protein codes for MKALVYGGPGEKSWTDVPDPKIQNPSDVIVKVDTTTICGTDLHILKGDVPAVTKGRILGHEGVGTITEVGSSVTSLKVGDRVIISCIKSCGHCANCKTGLYSHCMGEEGASGIGWVFGHLIDGTQAEYVRVPYAENSLHLLPAGVTDEQAVMLSDILPTGFEIGVQYGRVKPGDTVAVVGAGPVGLAAIATAGLYGAATIIAVDLDPNRLEKSREFGATDVVLSGDADWKEQVLALTDGQGVDVAIEAVGIPATFSMCTDIVRPGGNVANVGVHGKSVELHVENLWIQNINISMGLVNANTTPMLLKLVAQNKVPAGKFATHHFRFDQFLEAYDTFARAAETKALKVVITA; via the coding sequence ATGAAAGCCCTCGTCTACGGTGGTCCCGGAGAGAAGTCCTGGACGGACGTCCCCGATCCCAAGATCCAGAATCCCAGCGACGTGATCGTCAAAGTGGACACCACCACGATCTGCGGCACGGACCTCCATATCCTCAAGGGAGACGTTCCTGCCGTGACCAAGGGCCGGATCCTGGGCCACGAAGGCGTTGGAACCATCACCGAAGTCGGCTCCTCGGTCACCAGCCTTAAGGTGGGTGACCGCGTCATCATTTCCTGCATCAAGTCCTGCGGCCACTGCGCCAACTGCAAGACCGGCCTCTACTCGCACTGCATGGGCGAGGAAGGGGCATCCGGCATCGGCTGGGTGTTCGGCCACCTGATCGACGGCACCCAGGCCGAATACGTCCGTGTCCCCTACGCCGAAAACTCCCTCCATCTTCTCCCTGCGGGCGTCACCGACGAACAGGCCGTGATGCTCTCCGACATCCTCCCCACCGGCTTCGAGATCGGGGTGCAGTACGGCCGCGTCAAGCCGGGCGACACGGTCGCCGTCGTCGGCGCCGGCCCGGTCGGGCTCGCCGCCATCGCCACTGCTGGTCTCTACGGAGCCGCCACCATCATCGCCGTCGACCTTGACCCGAACCGGCTGGAAAAGTCCCGCGAGTTCGGCGCCACCGACGTCGTCCTCTCCGGCGACGCCGACTGGAAGGAGCAGGTGCTCGCGCTGACCGACGGGCAGGGTGTGGACGTGGCGATCGAGGCGGTCGGCATCCCCGCTACCTTCAGCATGTGCACGGACATCGTGCGCCCTGGCGGCAACGTGGCCAATGTCGGCGTGCACGGCAAGTCGGTGGAGCTGCATGTGGAAAACCTCTGGATCCAGAACATCAACATCAGCATGGGCCTGGTCAATGCCAACACCACCCCGATGCTGCTCAAACTCGTTGCCCAGAACAAGGTGCCGGCGGGGAAGTTCGCCACCCACCACTTCCGTTTCGACCAGTTCCTGGAGGCTTACGACACCTTCGCCCGGGCCGCGGAAACCAAGGCGCTCAAGGTCGTGATCACGGCATGA
- a CDS encoding flavodoxin family protein, whose protein sequence is MKALVVYDSAYGNTRSVAEAIAGSLSGLQASSVPVADFKPEALAAGDLLVVGSPINGWRPTPKITALLAALGDGSLKGVKAAAFDTRVRMFIHGDAAKKITHALKAGGADIIAEPMPFFVLGSEGPLREGEIEKAEGWARTLLTSLTS, encoded by the coding sequence ATGAAGGCCCTGGTTGTCTACGATTCGGCGTACGGCAACACCAGATCGGTAGCCGAGGCGATCGCCGGCTCGCTAAGCGGGCTGCAGGCGAGCTCCGTCCCTGTCGCCGACTTCAAGCCCGAGGCGCTCGCGGCGGGGGACCTCCTGGTGGTCGGCAGCCCCATCAACGGATGGCGCCCGACGCCGAAGATCACCGCGCTGCTCGCTGCCCTGGGAGACGGTTCCCTCAAGGGTGTCAAAGCCGCGGCGTTCGACACCCGGGTCCGGATGTTCATCCATGGGGATGCCGCCAAGAAGATCACCCATGCCCTGAAGGCAGGCGGGGCAGACATCATCGCCGAACCCATGCCCTTCTTCGTGTTGGGCAGCGAGGGTCCGCTGCGCGAGGGCGAAATCGAGAAAGCCGAGGGCTGGGCACGAACCCTACTCACCTCACTCACGAGTTGA
- a CDS encoding DUF4389 domain-containing protein gives MRPGRIVMLVLGTLSALLGLGLLAGAGAAGFANYLQRDNGYFTTPSERYVTNSYALTTPRLDIMTEGGVPDTVPVGVVGSLMLSGSAVSGKEIFIGVGPRSAVAAYLDGVSHSEITEVGFNPFRVEYRDVAGARVPAKPADQSFWAASATGAGEQQLEWDLRSGSWAVVIMNADGSAPVAVDMKAGARSNLLWPVFVGLLVGGIVFLLIGIPLIVFGAAGLGRGRSGPPQPGQPQPPPGQGRPMTGAAAPQLYAAGAVPGAVPGVLPGSGVAYPARLSGYLDPNLSRWKWLVKWFLAIPHFIVLFFLWFAFGVVTIVAWFAILFTGRYPRSLFNFNVGVLRWSWRVAFYSYGALGTDIYPPFTLERTDYPADFDVDYPEKLSRGLVLVKSWLLAIPHLLIVALLTGTAQTWVYRDGHWVQVGAGVSLLGLLVLIAGVVLLFTGVYSRGLFDFLMGLNRWVYRVGAYVSLMRDEYPPFHLDMGPRDPGDAPVFLPAVPPAGPGYAPVPPGGSSGVTNPAPPGPAEGQAGFYGIGGPAASSADSPEAPAGPDNPPRA, from the coding sequence ATGCGACCAGGCCGGATAGTCATGCTGGTGCTGGGAACGCTCAGCGCCCTCCTCGGGCTGGGTCTGCTGGCAGGCGCCGGCGCCGCGGGCTTCGCCAACTACCTGCAGCGCGACAACGGGTACTTCACGACGCCGTCGGAACGGTACGTCACGAACTCCTACGCACTGACAACACCCCGCCTCGACATCATGACCGAGGGCGGTGTGCCGGACACCGTCCCGGTTGGCGTCGTTGGAAGTCTCATGCTGAGCGGTTCGGCGGTTTCCGGCAAGGAAATCTTCATCGGCGTGGGTCCGCGGAGCGCAGTCGCGGCCTATCTGGACGGCGTCAGCCATTCGGAGATCACCGAGGTGGGGTTCAACCCGTTCCGGGTGGAGTACCGGGATGTGGCCGGAGCCAGGGTTCCGGCGAAGCCCGCTGACCAGAGCTTTTGGGCCGCGTCCGCCACGGGCGCGGGGGAGCAGCAGCTCGAATGGGACCTGCGCTCCGGCAGCTGGGCCGTGGTGATCATGAACGCCGACGGCAGCGCCCCTGTGGCCGTGGACATGAAGGCCGGAGCCCGCTCCAACCTGCTGTGGCCCGTCTTCGTCGGGCTGCTGGTCGGCGGGATCGTGTTCCTGCTCATCGGTATTCCCCTGATTGTGTTCGGCGCCGCCGGACTGGGCCGCGGCAGGAGCGGACCGCCCCAGCCCGGGCAGCCGCAACCCCCGCCCGGGCAGGGCCGGCCCATGACGGGGGCGGCCGCCCCCCAGCTCTACGCGGCGGGAGCGGTGCCGGGTGCGGTGCCGGGCGTCCTGCCGGGTTCCGGCGTCGCTTATCCGGCCCGGCTCAGCGGCTACCTGGACCCGAACCTGTCCCGCTGGAAGTGGCTGGTCAAGTGGTTCCTGGCGATCCCGCACTTCATCGTGCTCTTCTTCCTCTGGTTTGCCTTCGGCGTGGTCACCATCGTGGCGTGGTTCGCGATCCTGTTCACCGGGCGCTACCCGCGCTCGCTGTTCAACTTCAACGTCGGGGTGCTCCGCTGGAGCTGGCGCGTGGCCTTCTACTCCTACGGGGCGCTCGGCACGGACATCTATCCGCCCTTCACCCTGGAGCGCACCGACTACCCGGCTGACTTCGACGTCGACTATCCCGAGAAACTGTCCCGCGGCCTGGTGCTCGTGAAGTCCTGGCTGCTGGCCATCCCACACCTGCTGATCGTCGCGCTGCTGACCGGCACGGCCCAGACCTGGGTGTACCGCGACGGCCATTGGGTGCAGGTCGGCGCCGGCGTCTCGCTGCTCGGGCTGCTGGTCCTCATCGCCGGGGTCGTCCTGCTGTTCACCGGCGTGTACTCGAGGGGGCTCTTCGACTTCCTGATGGGCCTGAACCGCTGGGTCTACCGCGTTGGCGCCTACGTTTCCCTGATGCGCGACGAATACCCGCCGTTCCACCTGGACATGGGGCCGCGGGATCCGGGGGACGCCCCCGTTTTTCTCCCTGCGGTGCCTCCTGCCGGGCCAGGATACGCACCGGTTCCTCCCGGCGGGTCCAGCGGGGTGACAAATCCTGCCCCGCCCGGGCCGGCCGAGGGCCAGGCAGGCTTCTACGGCATCGGCGGGCCTGCGGCCTCAAGCGCGGACAGTCCGGAAGCCCCCGCCGGCCCGGACAACCCGCCGCGCGCCTAG
- a CDS encoding SDR family NAD(P)-dependent oxidoreductase, translating to MLNNEVPGGGLLQGKTALVYGAGGSIGGAVARAFAAEGAYVHLAGRTASRLEKVARDILEEGGRAETAVVDALDEEHVDAFVDRVAKKNKRIDISFNAISFGDIQQPLMDIDVNDFTQPITLATRTHFLTTRAAATHMIKQRSGVVLMFGGSGPQTLPGLGGFKVALDAMEGLRRQWALELGKHGIRVVTMVSGGIIETIPWQTEGREEIIVEIAKSAHLNRTATLADVGNVACFVASDKAGAITDATVNISAGAIVDY from the coding sequence ATGCTGAACAACGAGGTGCCGGGAGGCGGGCTGCTGCAGGGCAAGACCGCGCTGGTCTACGGTGCGGGGGGTTCCATCGGCGGCGCCGTGGCCCGGGCATTCGCGGCCGAGGGCGCCTATGTGCACCTCGCCGGACGCACTGCGTCGCGGCTGGAGAAGGTGGCCCGGGACATCCTGGAGGAGGGCGGCCGGGCGGAAACCGCCGTCGTCGACGCCCTGGACGAGGAACACGTCGACGCGTTTGTGGACCGGGTGGCCAAGAAGAACAAGCGGATCGACATCTCTTTCAACGCCATCTCCTTCGGCGACATCCAACAGCCACTCATGGACATTGACGTCAACGACTTCACCCAGCCCATCACTCTGGCCACCCGTACCCATTTCCTCACCACCCGGGCCGCGGCGACGCACATGATCAAGCAGCGCTCGGGGGTCGTGCTGATGTTCGGCGGCTCCGGACCTCAGACGCTGCCCGGGCTCGGCGGCTTCAAAGTGGCACTGGATGCGATGGAAGGACTGCGCCGGCAATGGGCCCTGGAACTGGGCAAACACGGAATCCGGGTGGTGACGATGGTGTCCGGCGGCATCATCGAGACGATCCCGTGGCAGACGGAAGGGCGCGAGGAGATCATCGTGGAGATCGCCAAGTCCGCCCACCTCAACCGCACCGCAACCCTGGCCGACGTCGGAAACGTCGCCTGCTTTGTGGCCTCGGACAAGGCCGGGGCCATCACCGACGCAACAGTCAACATCTCCGCCGGTGCGATCGTGGACTATTAG
- a CDS encoding GntR family transcriptional regulator has protein sequence MAGATAPLLGLEKKSLREQALSALRIAITSGELEPGRHLVETELSDMLQISRGTLREALRQLEQEGLLSAGPRGRLSVRHLDAKEIRDIFAVRAALESLAARTLCELPDRVQVTASLRTAIEAMAAAAKASLEERIESDLEFHRTMCRLTGNETLLHSWESLEGSIRMSIMYAGVERAVSNMSVDRHYDIVTAIESGDASLARQTILEHMDGAAANLVA, from the coding sequence ATGGCCGGAGCTACAGCACCGCTGCTGGGACTCGAGAAGAAGAGTCTCCGCGAACAGGCATTGTCCGCACTGCGCATCGCCATTACCAGCGGCGAACTGGAGCCCGGGCGGCACCTCGTGGAGACCGAGTTGTCGGACATGCTGCAGATCAGCCGTGGGACCCTGCGTGAGGCGTTGCGCCAGCTCGAGCAGGAGGGTCTGCTCTCTGCCGGGCCGCGTGGCAGGCTGTCGGTGCGCCACCTGGACGCCAAGGAAATCCGCGACATCTTCGCGGTGCGTGCCGCACTCGAATCGCTCGCTGCCCGGACCCTCTGCGAGTTGCCGGACCGGGTGCAGGTGACCGCCTCGCTGCGCACCGCGATCGAGGCCATGGCGGCCGCGGCCAAGGCCAGCCTGGAAGAGCGGATCGAATCCGACCTCGAGTTCCACCGGACAATGTGCCGCCTTACCGGCAACGAGACCCTGCTTCACTCCTGGGAGTCCCTCGAGGGTTCCATCCGCATGTCGATCATGTACGCCGGCGTGGAGCGGGCCGTCAGCAACATGAGTGTGGACCGTCACTACGACATCGTTACGGCGATCGAGTCCGGCGACGCCTCGCTCGCGCGGCAGACCATCCTCGAACACATGGACGGCGCCGCGGCGAATCTGGTCGCGTAG
- a CDS encoding transketolase family protein: MSTTTAPKLKTSAMIASFADPGQKTRSAPFGHALVNAAQENDKIVGLTADLGKYTDMHIFAQAYPERFFQMGMAEQLLFGAAAGLAETGLIPFASTYSVFAARRAYDFLCLDAAEPNLNVNIVGGLPGLTTGYGPSHQATEDMAIFRGMPNLTIVDPCDALDIEQAVPQLAASEGPTYLRLLRGNVPTVLDEYDYTFELGKAKVLRGGTDVVFISSGLMTMRALQAADALTAHHVDVAVVHTPTIKPFDTATVLAELNTDRLALTLENHSVIGGLFETVASAVVTAGLGKRVVPVALPDEFLDAGALPTLHDRYGLTVQKIVAKVLSELG, translated from the coding sequence ATGAGCACCACCACCGCACCGAAGCTGAAAACCTCAGCCATGATCGCGTCCTTCGCGGACCCCGGCCAGAAAACCAGGTCCGCCCCGTTCGGGCACGCCCTGGTCAACGCCGCACAGGAGAACGACAAAATCGTCGGCCTGACCGCGGACCTGGGCAAATACACCGACATGCACATCTTCGCCCAGGCCTACCCGGAACGGTTCTTCCAGATGGGCATGGCCGAACAGCTGCTCTTCGGCGCCGCCGCCGGCCTGGCCGAAACCGGGCTGATCCCCTTCGCCTCCACGTACTCCGTCTTCGCCGCCCGGCGCGCCTACGACTTCCTCTGCCTCGACGCCGCTGAACCCAACCTCAACGTCAACATCGTCGGGGGCCTCCCCGGCCTGACCACAGGCTACGGCCCCAGCCACCAGGCCACCGAAGACATGGCCATTTTCCGCGGCATGCCCAACCTGACCATCGTGGACCCCTGCGACGCCCTCGACATCGAACAAGCCGTCCCCCAGCTCGCAGCCAGCGAAGGACCCACGTACCTGCGGCTTCTGCGCGGCAACGTGCCCACCGTCCTGGACGAATACGACTACACCTTCGAACTCGGCAAAGCCAAAGTCCTGCGCGGCGGCACCGACGTCGTCTTCATCTCCAGCGGGCTCATGACCATGCGCGCCCTCCAGGCCGCAGACGCTCTCACCGCGCACCACGTCGACGTCGCCGTCGTCCACACCCCCACCATCAAACCCTTCGACACCGCGACCGTCCTCGCGGAACTCAACACCGACCGACTCGCCCTCACCCTGGAAAACCACAGCGTCATCGGCGGACTCTTCGAAACCGTCGCCTCCGCCGTCGTCACCGCAGGCCTCGGCAAACGCGTCGTCCCCGTCGCCCTCCCCGACGAGTTCCTCGACGCCGGGGCCCTGCCCACCCTCCACGACCGATACGGACTCACCGTCCAGAAAATCGTCGCAAAAGTCCTCTCAGAGCTGGGATAG
- a CDS encoding transketolase: protein MAATQTLHTDARIPGQTATERTERVRGAAYRIRHHALNMGEVQGQGYVGQALGAADMLAAVYADQLRFRAGDPGWEGRDRFLLSTGHYAIGHYAALAEAGILPVEELDTYGSDDSRLPMSGMSTYTPGMEISGGSLGHGLSIAVGIALGLRYQGSAARVYNFLSDGELDEGSTWEAAMGAHHHQLGNLTAMVDINALQADGKTDTVLRTEPVTEKWEAFGWYTQRVDGNNTAALLAAFDNAAAQAAAEGRPSVILCDTKVGRGVPLLEDREKAHFMRIEEHEWQTCREQLTAGHEEKATR, encoded by the coding sequence ATGGCAGCGACTCAGACGCTGCACACGGACGCGCGCATTCCCGGCCAGACCGCAACCGAGCGCACGGAGCGCGTCCGCGGCGCCGCGTACCGGATCCGGCACCATGCCCTGAACATGGGCGAGGTCCAGGGCCAGGGCTACGTGGGCCAGGCCCTGGGCGCGGCGGACATGCTCGCCGCCGTCTACGCGGACCAGCTTCGGTTCCGCGCCGGCGACCCTGGATGGGAGGGCCGGGACCGGTTCCTGCTCTCCACCGGCCACTACGCGATCGGGCACTACGCTGCGCTGGCCGAAGCCGGGATCCTCCCGGTCGAGGAACTCGACACCTACGGCTCGGATGATTCCCGGCTCCCGATGTCCGGGATGTCCACCTACACCCCGGGCATGGAAATCTCCGGCGGTTCCCTGGGACACGGGCTCTCCATCGCGGTCGGCATCGCTCTGGGCCTGCGCTACCAGGGCTCGGCGGCGAGGGTCTACAACTTCCTCTCCGACGGCGAACTCGACGAAGGCTCCACCTGGGAGGCCGCAATGGGCGCCCACCACCACCAGCTCGGAAACCTCACCGCCATGGTCGACATCAACGCCCTGCAGGCCGACGGCAAAACCGACACCGTGCTCCGCACCGAACCCGTCACCGAAAAATGGGAAGCCTTCGGCTGGTACACCCAGCGCGTGGACGGCAACAACACCGCCGCGCTGCTCGCGGCGTTCGACAACGCCGCCGCCCAGGCCGCGGCGGAGGGCAGGCCCTCCGTGATCCTGTGCGACACCAAAGTCGGCCGCGGCGTGCCGCTGCTGGAAGACCGGGAAAAGGCGCACTTCATGCGCATCGAGGAACACGAATGGCAGACCTGCCGCGAGCAGCTGACCGCCGGACACGAAGAAAAGGCCACCCGATGA
- a CDS encoding MFS transporter codes for MSKEALTMRGPIHGTKDARRVAIGSGVGAVIETYDFIGFGTAAALYFGTAFFPTGDPVTGTLAAFATLGVGFAARPIGGIIGGHLGDKLGRKPVLVASLILMGIATFMIGLLPTYSQVGLLAPALLVFVRIVQGLAFGAEWGGAILMSYEHAPWKSKGKYTGIVQAGFPVGLLLANLVFLFSVQLGGELAWRIPFLASIVLVAVGLIIRSKVPESPVFDEVKDSGDIVKSPIVEVLKTDWRNIVKGIGLRIAETAGYAVSITYMISYLNSQHLADKTQTLVTLCIASAIGIFATQAWARLTDRIGRRPLYIWSCAFALLFGIPMFLLVNTGLFILIIATLVISYAVCQNSLAGAQGAWFPELFQAKTRASGASLAYQISAMVSGFTPFITTLLFVSFGWMGPALLFSLYAAIGLWAAVVTRETWGKRERQLADEASKSAPESVNV; via the coding sequence ATGAGCAAAGAAGCTCTGACCATGAGGGGCCCGATCCACGGCACCAAGGACGCAAGGCGGGTCGCCATCGGCTCCGGTGTCGGCGCGGTGATCGAGACCTATGACTTCATCGGTTTCGGCACGGCAGCCGCCCTGTATTTCGGCACAGCCTTCTTCCCCACCGGCGACCCGGTGACGGGAACCCTCGCCGCCTTCGCCACTCTGGGCGTCGGGTTCGCCGCCCGTCCCATCGGCGGCATCATCGGCGGCCACCTCGGTGACAAACTCGGCCGCAAGCCCGTTCTCGTGGCATCCCTGATCCTGATGGGCATCGCAACCTTCATGATCGGCCTGCTCCCCACCTACAGCCAGGTCGGCCTGCTGGCACCCGCGCTGCTTGTCTTCGTCCGCATCGTCCAGGGCCTGGCCTTCGGTGCCGAGTGGGGCGGCGCGATCCTGATGAGCTACGAACACGCCCCGTGGAAGTCCAAGGGCAAGTACACCGGCATCGTCCAGGCCGGCTTCCCGGTGGGACTCCTGCTGGCCAACCTGGTGTTCCTCTTCAGCGTCCAGCTCGGCGGCGAACTGGCCTGGCGCATCCCGTTCCTGGCCAGCATCGTGCTTGTCGCCGTCGGCCTGATCATCCGTTCCAAGGTCCCCGAGTCCCCCGTCTTTGACGAAGTCAAGGACAGCGGCGACATCGTGAAATCTCCAATTGTCGAGGTCCTCAAGACCGACTGGCGCAACATCGTCAAGGGCATCGGCCTCCGCATCGCCGAGACCGCCGGCTACGCCGTCTCCATCACCTACATGATTTCCTACCTCAACAGCCAGCACCTGGCCGACAAGACCCAGACCCTCGTGACCCTCTGCATCGCCTCGGCCATCGGCATCTTCGCCACCCAGGCCTGGGCCCGCCTCACGGACAGGATCGGCCGCCGCCCCCTCTACATCTGGTCCTGCGCCTTCGCCCTGCTGTTCGGCATCCCCATGTTCCTGCTGGTCAACACCGGCCTGTTCATCCTGATCATCGCGACCCTCGTGATCTCCTACGCCGTGTGCCAGAACTCCCTCGCCGGCGCCCAGGGCGCCTGGTTCCCGGAGCTCTTCCAGGCCAAGACCCGCGCCTCCGGCGCCTCGCTGGCCTACCAGATCTCGGCCATGGTCTCCGGCTTCACCCCGTTCATCACCACCCTGCTGTTCGTCAGCTTCGGCTGGATGGGCCCGGCACTGCTCTTCAGCCTCTACGCCGCCATTGGCCTCTGGGCCGCCGTCGTCACCCGGGAAACCTGGGGCAAGCGTGAGCGCCAGCTCGCGGACGAGGCCAGCAAAAGCGCCCCCGAGTCGGTGAACGTCTGA
- a CDS encoding sugar phosphate isomerase/epimerase family protein, whose amino-acid sequence MFNTRLGCSSISFRHQDLRTALRTMTDLGFEEIDLGALPGVCDHVPYGLDAGAVASVTADVVASGLLVRSVNGDVGDLNAVLDAGGQAARERHLDALLTLTAGTGAKALVLPCGALSHEPVRSLEKDLDTIAAGLIRAGQRAADFGVELWTESLHFLRFCRNLERAELLAQRLAGSGVGVVMDFSHIVAAGEDPLEYLRRHEGRISHVHLRDAVPGNINLSIGNGHADFAAGLRALAAQGYTGHFSLELETRDVTHEERPAAAAKAASFITDLI is encoded by the coding sequence ATGTTCAACACCCGACTCGGCTGCTCGTCCATCAGCTTCCGGCACCAGGACCTGCGCACGGCGCTGCGCACCATGACGGACCTTGGCTTCGAGGAAATCGACCTCGGCGCGCTCCCCGGGGTCTGTGATCATGTCCCCTACGGCCTCGACGCCGGTGCTGTCGCCTCGGTGACGGCCGACGTCGTCGCCTCGGGGCTGCTGGTCCGCTCGGTCAACGGGGACGTCGGGGACCTGAACGCCGTGCTCGACGCCGGCGGGCAGGCGGCCCGCGAACGGCACCTGGACGCGTTGCTCACCCTCACGGCCGGCACCGGCGCCAAGGCACTGGTCCTTCCCTGCGGAGCCCTGAGCCACGAACCGGTACGGAGCCTCGAGAAGGACTTGGACACCATCGCCGCCGGGCTGATCCGGGCCGGGCAGCGCGCAGCCGATTTCGGCGTCGAGCTCTGGACCGAATCCCTGCACTTCCTCCGGTTCTGCCGGAACCTCGAGCGCGCCGAACTGCTGGCCCAGCGCCTGGCGGGATCCGGCGTCGGAGTTGTTATGGACTTCAGCCACATTGTGGCCGCGGGCGAGGATCCCCTCGAGTACCTCCGGCGCCATGAGGGCCGGATTTCCCACGTCCACCTGCGGGACGCAGTCCCCGGAAACATCAATCTCAGCATCGGCAACGGCCACGCGGACTTTGCGGCAGGGCTCCGGGCCCTCGCCGCGCAGGGTTACACCGGCCATTTCTCGCTCGAACTCGAAACCCGGGACGTCACCCACGAGGAACGCCCGGCCGCGGCTGCCAAGGCCGCCAGCTTCATCACCGACCTCATCTGA